The region TATTCTCATGATGAGTTTTCTTTTTTTAGAGGAGATGATAATAATAAAAATACTTCTGTTTATATGTTTGAAAGTATTGTTTTTGGAATATATCCGAAATTAAATTGGAAAAAATTCTCTTTTGGTTTGGCAGGCGGAGTAAAAGTGCCTTTATATGTTAGGTCTGTTTCTTCATATTATAATTATACAAAAAATGAAATTGATAGAAACATTGAAAATTATAATGCTTTTCAAGTAAAAAATATATTTAATATTCCAGTAATACCATATATAAAATTTTCAGTAGACTATACTATTTATACAGATAAAAAAATAAATTTTGTTTTAGGCGGGTATGTTGGATACGACTTTGGAGTTTCTCTAAAAACACCTCTTTTAAACAATCAAAATGCAAATCTAACCAAATTAATGAAACAAAAYATATCAAGCTTTGACATAGGTTTTCAAGTTGGCATAAAAATATTGCCTAATTATTAAATTTATATTTAAGTTTTAAGGAGCAAAAATGAAAAAAACACTATTTATAAAATTAA is a window of Brachyspira sp. SAP_772 DNA encoding:
- a CDS encoding outer membrane beta-barrel protein, whose amino-acid sequence is GVGINQYSLTNENLTQQQETNFNNIVKKENRKSGVGFDSGVLLNIGYRFNINRDMSFSLLGEIGYSHDEFSFFRGDDNNKNTSVYMFESIVFGIYPKLNWKKFSFGLAGGVKVPLYVRSVSSYYNYTKNEIDRNIENYNAFQVKNIFNIPVIPYIKFSVDYTIYTDKKINFVLGGYVGYDFGVSLKTPLLNNQNANLTKLMKQNISSFDIGFQVGIKILPNY